One Armatimonadota bacterium genomic window, CCCGACTCGTGGACCTCACCGCCGAGGTTGACGAGGTAGTCCGGAGAGTGCTTGGGCGAGGCCTCGTCCTGCGTCATGGCACGAGTCTAGTTCCCCAGCGCACGGGTCGGATCAGCGGCGATGGCCTGAGACGAGTCGGCTGGCGTCCCCGGCGTTCGCTTGCCGATGGTGTCTCCGAACTCCTGGGAAGACTTGTGTGGCGGACAGCTGACACGCTCGGCGAAGCAGTGACTGCCAGTACGAACTCCCATCTGGCGGCGCGGGTCTTGAAATGATCAACATCAATGGCCGGATCAATGCGGATAGCCATTGTCGGAGCTAACGGAAGGTTGGGACAGGCTCTGTTACGCGCTTTCGACGGCCATCACACCATCCCATGGACGCGCCAGGATTTCGACATTCAGGATCACCGCCGAGCTGCTGGTGCCATAATCTCAATGCGCCCCCATGTGGTCATCAATACTGCGGCTTTTCACCATACTGATGCTTGTGAAGACGATCCTGAAAAAGCGTTCTCGGTCAATGCGGTTGCCGTTCGGAATATCGCTCAAGCCTGTCACGCATGCGGCGCGGTGCTCGTTCAAGTAAGCACTGACTATGTGTTTGACGGTCAGAAGGGCGAGCCGTACGAGGAAACGGATCCCCCGAATCCTATCAATGTGTACGGGGTGTCAAAGCTTGCTGGCGAGTGCTTTGTGAGGTCTGTTTGCGAGCGGTACTACATCATAAGGACAGCTAGTCTATTCGGACATGCTGAAGGGACAAGAAAGCGAAGTTTTGTGGAGATGGTCTTGGACAGGGCTCAGCGTAACGAACCTATCGTCGTAGTTAGCGACGTAGTTA contains:
- the rfbD gene encoding dTDP-4-dehydrorhamnose reductase — protein: MRIAIVGANGRLGQALLRAFDGHHTIPWTRQDFDIQDHRRAAGAIISMRPHVVINTAAFHHTDACEDDPEKAFSVNAVAVRNIAQACHACGAVLVQVSTDYVFDGQKGEPYEETDPPNPINVYGVSKLAGECFVRSVCERYYIIRTASLFGHAEGTRKRSFVEMVLDRAQRNEPIVVVSDVVMSPTYTEDAASMIRRLIEGGAPYGVYHLTNTGSCSWYAFAKAILELAKAQASLTPTNIQALAPKAARPAFSALISRAILSA